The proteins below are encoded in one region of Halocatena salina:
- a CDS encoding 30S ribosomal protein S24e: protein MDIEIINEEDNPMLHRSDVQFRVVHEEATPSRLSVRDSLAAMMNKDADEVVIHKLDTKYGMRKTIGYAKVYQTAEHARDVEQSYMLDRNKIGAETDPETETEEA, encoded by the coding sequence ATGGACATCGAAATCATCAACGAAGAGGACAACCCGATGTTACACCGTTCGGATGTTCAGTTTCGGGTCGTTCACGAGGAAGCAACGCCATCGCGACTGTCGGTACGCGACAGTCTCGCGGCCATGATGAACAAAGACGCCGACGAGGTCGTTATTCACAAACTCGACACGAAATACGGGATGCGAAAAACCATCGGATACGCCAAAGTGTATCAGACTGCCGAACACGCACGAGACGTTGAGCAGTCGTACATGCTCGACCGAAACAAGATCGGTGCCGAAACGGACCCAGAGACCGAGACTGAAGAGGCCTGA
- a CDS encoding ArnT family glycosyltransferase: MWRAMGDLLGRAKQQVTDDLKTDPYLPYILVAAAVFAGFWFWHRIPNFATRDERWRINNVMVAVGYYVEEPTLESFLDGIARGRAYGASFYLFGIALLPVFAAAVVFGQLEAFTTLPEQQAFDLWAHWLDTPRWIWTWGLLFARLINVVVAIACVYVTYRIGVTMRDRLAGRLSAFLLTVTWGFLAMAHEVGEDVPALLCFLLVVYCALRYAETGDRAVFLAGCVFGGLGIAFKLTAGIGVILLGVAYVLYGFEPDTEWSDALVRPGLLGLGLILGVTVIVVGYPSVFGDGIERIIHRMDRGTSNKSNVYGWLDRPSWWWLLRGYLDGLGLPLFSAGLASVAMSVPRLWKRSSETNGVVLSLVCITTLLIVFARWSYIRTHHLLLTFPLVVLLVGVGLARLHDHDRSLARPIIAVLVVSSSVYAGIGVLGYATQPRDEATDWLQTHADEDAVIETYVADPQEAAIPHGMTVSRPRYEHMNENGDPVARETYTGWIQEMPQRCPEYIELTYHNGILHLAPDDWNVRAERLSWSGQTDYYRALLAEDTYPYSVAATFGPRPAFLDQPPQRNGWLDLLGVGVNPRSIQYGDPQDFGRNQYTVILERTGSCSPPPKEP; encoded by the coding sequence ATGTGGCGTGCGATGGGTGACCTGCTGGGACGGGCGAAACAGCAGGTTACTGACGATCTCAAGACGGATCCGTATCTTCCGTATATTCTGGTAGCAGCCGCGGTATTCGCGGGTTTTTGGTTTTGGCATCGGATTCCGAACTTCGCAACGCGCGATGAGCGGTGGCGCATCAACAACGTGATGGTCGCCGTCGGATACTACGTCGAGGAGCCGACGTTGGAATCATTCCTCGACGGGATCGCGCGGGGACGAGCGTACGGAGCGTCGTTTTATCTCTTCGGCATCGCTCTTTTGCCGGTGTTCGCCGCAGCCGTCGTATTCGGACAGCTCGAGGCGTTCACGACGCTGCCCGAGCAACAAGCGTTCGACCTGTGGGCACACTGGCTCGATACGCCGCGTTGGATCTGGACGTGGGGGTTGTTATTCGCACGTCTCATCAACGTCGTGGTGGCTATCGCGTGCGTCTACGTCACCTACCGGATCGGAGTTACGATGCGTGACCGTCTCGCTGGGCGGCTATCGGCGTTCCTGTTGACGGTCACGTGGGGATTTCTCGCCATGGCCCACGAGGTCGGGGAAGACGTTCCCGCGCTGCTGTGCTTCTTGCTCGTCGTATACTGTGCGCTCCGATACGCCGAGACAGGTGATCGGGCGGTGTTTCTGGCTGGCTGTGTGTTTGGTGGATTGGGCATCGCGTTCAAACTCACCGCCGGTATTGGAGTGATTCTGCTCGGTGTCGCGTACGTCCTGTACGGATTCGAACCTGACACGGAGTGGAGTGATGCACTGGTACGACCGGGACTGTTGGGCCTCGGACTGATCCTCGGTGTGACAGTCATCGTCGTCGGCTATCCCAGTGTGTTTGGTGACGGAATCGAACGGATCATTCATCGGATGGACCGCGGCACGTCGAACAAAAGCAACGTTTACGGCTGGCTCGACAGACCAAGCTGGTGGTGGCTTCTCCGTGGCTATCTCGACGGGCTAGGACTGCCGTTGTTCAGCGCAGGACTCGCCAGTGTGGCGATGAGCGTCCCCCGTCTCTGGAAGCGATCGTCCGAAACCAACGGCGTCGTGCTGTCGTTGGTCTGTATCACGACGCTTCTGATAGTGTTCGCTCGCTGGTCCTACATTCGAACCCATCACCTCCTGCTGACGTTTCCGTTGGTCGTTCTCCTCGTGGGGGTGGGGTTGGCGCGTCTTCACGATCACGACCGCTCTCTTGCCCGCCCGATCATCGCTGTGCTCGTGGTTTCGAGCAGCGTGTACGCCGGGATCGGCGTGCTTGGCTACGCGACCCAACCCCGAGACGAGGCAACCGACTGGCTCCAGACACACGCCGATGAGGACGCGGTGATCGAAACGTACGTGGCCGATCCCCAAGAGGCTGCTATTCCTCACGGGATGACTGTCAGCCGCCCTCGATACGAACACATGAACGAAAACGGTGATCCCGTGGCGCGGGAGACCTACACCGGGTGGATACAGGAGATGCCCCAGCGTTGTCCGGAGTACATCGAGCTAACCTATCACAACGGCATTCTCCATCTCGCTCCGGACGACTGGAACGTCCGAGCCGAACGGCTCTCCTGGTCAGGACAGACCGACTATTACAGGGCGTTGCTTGCCGAGGACACCTATCCCTACTCCGTCGCAGCGACGTTCGGTCCTCGTCCAGCGTTCCTCGACCAACCCCCCCAGCGAAACGGCTGGCTGGATCTCCTCGGTGTTGGCGTGAATCCCAGATCGATCCAGTATGGTGACCCGCAGGATTTCGGTCGGAATCAGTACACTGTGATCCTCGAACGCACCGGCTCTTGCTCCCCACCGCCGAAAGAGCCATGA
- a CDS encoding DUF7384 family protein, which yields MTEITRIVVDSDVLAADLLVGGSAREALDIIRSHSWIELIASDPLLADARAVIAELASEELAVAWYETIEPERSAVDHPSGDHPALASAYHGNAAHILSFDDRLRSAETGIEIRKRVETSVKHPDAFVALFDPERFYEVAFDEPYPGPDRSRN from the coding sequence ATGACTGAGATAACGCGAATCGTTGTCGACAGCGACGTGCTCGCGGCGGATCTCCTCGTCGGGGGGAGTGCCCGTGAGGCGCTCGACATCATCCGGTCGCATTCGTGGATCGAACTGATAGCGAGCGATCCCCTCCTCGCCGATGCTCGCGCGGTAATCGCGGAGCTCGCTTCCGAGGAGCTTGCTGTGGCGTGGTACGAGACGATCGAACCCGAACGGTCGGCCGTCGATCACCCATCCGGGGATCATCCCGCGCTTGCCTCAGCGTACCACGGAAACGCGGCCCACATCCTTTCGTTCGACGATCGCCTCAGGAGCGCGGAAACCGGAATCGAGATCAGAAAACGAGTGGAAACGAGCGTCAAACATCCCGACGCGTTCGTCGCCCTCTTCGATCCCGAACGCTTCTATGAAGTCGCCTTCGACGAACCGTATCCGGGACCGGATCGCTCTCGAAACTGA
- a CDS encoding NAD(P)-dependent alcohol dehydrogenase, producing MQAARLHEYTDEMSSALSIDEIDRPTVTDPTTLLIEIDGAGWCQTDNHVIEGMWAEYVSQELPMTLGHENAGTVVEVGDGVTTVMEGDQVICHPVRTCGVCRSCRLGEDMYCENLAFPGLSTDGGFAEYLLTNERSVITLPDGVDSAEIAPHADAGITAYHAVKKATTELVPGSTAVIIGVGGLGHIGVQCLLAMSAATVVAVDIKQDALDLAERLGVDHTINSSDEALVSAIDSITDGTGATQVLDFVGSDETTATGPDIVASGGDYHVVGYGGHVHQPAQALVDGELAYRGTLVGRYTELQELMALVDRGDVELHTTHYPLAEINTVAEKLEHREIEGRAVITPNG from the coding sequence ATGCAAGCTGCACGCCTCCACGAGTACACCGATGAGATGAGTAGTGCGCTTAGCATCGATGAGATCGACCGGCCGACGGTGACCGATCCCACCACGCTGCTCATCGAGATCGACGGAGCTGGGTGGTGCCAGACCGACAATCACGTCATCGAGGGGATGTGGGCGGAGTACGTCTCTCAAGAGCTGCCGATGACGCTGGGTCACGAGAACGCGGGCACCGTCGTTGAGGTGGGCGATGGGGTGACGACGGTGATGGAAGGCGATCAGGTCATCTGTCATCCCGTTCGGACGTGTGGGGTGTGTCGGTCCTGTCGGCTCGGCGAGGACATGTACTGTGAGAACCTCGCGTTTCCCGGGCTGAGCACCGATGGGGGGTTTGCGGAGTATCTGCTCACCAACGAGCGGTCGGTGATCACGCTTCCCGATGGCGTCGATTCAGCAGAGATCGCACCCCACGCCGACGCAGGCATCACCGCCTACCACGCCGTGAAGAAGGCGACCACCGAGCTCGTTCCCGGATCGACTGCCGTCATCATCGGCGTCGGTGGACTCGGTCACATCGGAGTCCAGTGTCTCTTGGCGATGTCGGCCGCCACGGTCGTCGCTGTTGACATCAAACAGGACGCCCTCGATCTGGCCGAGCGCCTCGGCGTCGATCACACTATCAATTCGAGCGACGAAGCCCTCGTCTCGGCCATCGATTCGATAACGGACGGAACGGGAGCCACTCAGGTGCTCGATTTCGTCGGAAGCGACGAGACGACTGCGACCGGTCCAGATATCGTCGCGTCGGGCGGCGATTACCACGTCGTCGGATACGGTGGCCACGTCCATCAACCCGCACAGGCACTCGTCGATGGCGAACTCGCCTACCGTGGAACGCTCGTCGGTCGGTACACCGAGTTACAGGAACTCATGGCGCTCGTCGATCGGGGCGACGTCGAACTCCACACCACTCACTACCCACTTGCGGAGATCAATACCGTCGCAGAGAAACTCGAACACCGTGAGATCGAGGGCCGTGCCGTCATCACACCGAACGGTTAG
- a CDS encoding thioredoxin family protein, with the protein MALEKSTQELERGDQAPAFELSGTDDTQYSLSDFEGYEVLLLVFTCNHCPYAKAKMDALNAIAADYDEVAVVGINPNDAEEYPDDSFERMCELVSEGTIAYDAYLRDESQTVARAYGAMCTPDPFLFTNEDDGFQLAYHGRLDDATGPDEDPSGDPGFEMRAVIDAVLAGEPVETAFRPSRGCSIKWRD; encoded by the coding sequence ATGGCGCTCGAAAAGTCAACACAGGAACTCGAACGCGGCGATCAGGCACCGGCATTCGAACTGTCCGGTACGGACGATACCCAGTATTCACTGTCGGATTTCGAGGGGTATGAGGTCCTATTGCTAGTGTTCACGTGCAACCACTGTCCGTACGCGAAGGCCAAGATGGACGCATTGAACGCGATCGCAGCCGACTACGACGAGGTCGCGGTCGTGGGGATCAATCCGAACGACGCGGAGGAGTATCCCGACGACTCCTTCGAGCGAATGTGCGAACTCGTTTCGGAAGGAACGATCGCTTATGATGCGTATCTCCGTGATGAAAGCCAAACCGTCGCCCGTGCCTACGGAGCGATGTGTACGCCCGATCCGTTCCTGTTTACGAATGAGGATGATGGATTCCAGCTCGCGTACCACGGTCGGCTTGACGACGCAACCGGGCCGGACGAGGACCCATCGGGCGACCCGGGCTTTGAGATGCGCGCTGTCATCGACGCCGTGCTCGCCGGCGAGCCGGTGGAAACGGCTTTCCGTCCTTCGCGTGGCTGTTCGATCAAGTGGCGAGACTGA
- a CDS encoding iron-sulfur cluster assembly protein, whose protein sequence is MTTSKSSPTVDRAAVINRLDSVTDPELDRSIVELGYIDDLRVESTVFVRFTLPTAWCSPAFAWMMAVDIRDSMSELSGVEHVTVRLADHMHAEEITNGVNEGRAFDAVFEDAMDGVEAVRATLDAKARLARQYRAVETLLGAGLDPEQITGLRRTDLTFDEETNRVAIATDGVVVYAPAPPLTEYVEKANETGILCEPDDRLFVTPEGTPITPEAFERVHHRARSARTNMTGQGAVCEALQDARYGRGSVER, encoded by the coding sequence ATGACAACCTCCAAATCATCACCCACCGTCGATCGAGCCGCGGTCATAAATCGGCTCGACAGCGTCACAGATCCCGAACTCGATCGATCGATCGTCGAGTTGGGATACATCGACGACCTTCGTGTCGAGTCAACCGTGTTCGTCCGGTTCACGCTTCCGACGGCGTGGTGTTCGCCCGCGTTCGCGTGGATGATGGCGGTCGACATTCGCGATTCGATGAGCGAACTGTCCGGTGTCGAACACGTTACCGTCCGACTCGCCGATCATATGCACGCCGAGGAGATCACCAACGGCGTAAACGAGGGCCGCGCGTTCGATGCGGTGTTCGAGGATGCCATGGATGGCGTTGAGGCGGTGCGCGCGACGCTCGATGCCAAGGCCCGGCTGGCCCGCCAGTACCGCGCGGTGGAAACGCTCCTTGGGGCGGGACTCGATCCGGAACAGATCACCGGGTTACGACGGACAGATCTGACGTTCGATGAGGAGACGAATCGGGTGGCCATCGCCACTGATGGGGTGGTGGTGTACGCGCCAGCACCGCCGCTCACCGAATACGTCGAAAAAGCGAACGAAACGGGGATTCTCTGTGAACCCGATGACCGACTGTTCGTCACCCCGGAGGGGACTCCCATCACACCCGAGGCGTTCGAACGCGTCCATCACCGCGCCCGGTCGGCCCGAACGAACATGACCGGACAAGGAGCGGTCTGTGAAGCGCTTCAGGACGCCCGGTACGGACGCGGTTCGGTCGAACGATGA
- a CDS encoding DUF5808 domain-containing protein: MVDKPQSGELFGVPYNFERPSLGRMLSAYWRPDEGMLVEKPFGIGYTLNLSNWRSWIVLAVAGALFYQQQSGEEDEPASDDEPVEVIVD, encoded by the coding sequence ATGGTCGATAAGCCACAATCGGGTGAACTGTTCGGTGTGCCGTACAATTTTGAGCGTCCGAGTCTCGGTCGGATGCTGTCGGCCTACTGGCGTCCCGATGAAGGTATGTTGGTCGAAAAGCCGTTTGGGATCGGATACACACTGAACCTTTCCAACTGGCGGTCGTGGATCGTCCTCGCCGTAGCGGGCGCTCTGTTTTACCAACAACAAAGCGGAGAGGAGGATGAGCCGGCGAGTGACGACGAGCCGGTCGAGGTTATCGTCGACTGA
- a CDS encoding potassium channel family protein — protein sequence MRFVIVGYGRVGIRTADILRLEDHEVVIVDTDPEKVERAKEEGFEVYAGSGDEESVLLEAGVESADAVGGMTGDLNVNLSACVIADQYDCRTVLRIDDDYHADIYEKYAAEVDEVVYPERLGAAGAKTALHGGDFDVLGALTENVSAGSVTVGEDAAIIGDRVVGVDLPGESLIYAHGREGESMTIPLPQTTIEAGDTIAFMADPDLVSEVRGLLSG from the coding sequence ATGAGGTTCGTAATTGTGGGCTACGGACGGGTTGGTATCAGAACGGCGGACATCCTCCGGTTAGAGGACCACGAAGTCGTGATCGTCGATACCGATCCGGAAAAGGTCGAGCGCGCCAAAGAGGAAGGATTCGAGGTGTACGCCGGTAGTGGGGATGAGGAATCAGTATTGCTGGAAGCTGGCGTCGAGTCCGCCGACGCGGTCGGCGGGATGACCGGCGATCTGAACGTGAACCTCAGCGCGTGCGTTATCGCGGATCAATACGACTGTCGGACGGTACTCCGGATCGACGACGACTATCACGCCGACATCTACGAGAAGTACGCCGCGGAGGTAGACGAAGTGGTGTATCCCGAACGGTTGGGAGCAGCAGGAGCGAAAACTGCCCTGCACGGGGGTGATTTCGATGTGCTCGGAGCACTGACGGAGAACGTATCGGCCGGGAGCGTCACCGTCGGTGAAGATGCGGCCATCATCGGGGACCGCGTCGTGGGTGTCGACTTGCCCGGAGAGTCGCTCATCTACGCCCACGGCCGGGAGGGCGAATCGATGACGATCCCGCTCCCACAGACGACGATCGAAGCCGGGGATACGATCGCGTTCATGGCCGATCCCGATCTCGTTTCTGAGGTTCGCGGGCTGCTCAGCGGCTGA
- a CDS encoding non-canonical purine NTP pyrophosphatase, whose protein sequence is MLHYVTTNPGKVREAREYLGDDAVTAFDYDYPEIQSETLAPIAVDGARAAFDHVGEPVIVDDAGLFIDGLDGFPGPYSAFAEDTLGIERVGRLALDAGASRATFRCVIAYCDGEPFSATPDSVDRGRRGDDLAVEERATAATDDTVDATGVPVKLFEGAIPGRIVEPRGTGGFGYDPIFEHDGTTFAEMSIDEKNAISHRGRALAKFAEWFAER, encoded by the coding sequence ATGCTTCACTACGTGACAACGAACCCCGGGAAGGTTCGAGAGGCACGCGAGTATCTCGGTGACGATGCAGTGACGGCTTTCGACTACGACTATCCCGAAATCCAGTCCGAAACGCTCGCTCCGATCGCCGTGGATGGCGCGCGCGCGGCATTCGACCACGTCGGCGAGCCGGTCATCGTTGATGACGCGGGACTGTTCATCGACGGACTCGACGGTTTTCCCGGTCCGTACTCCGCATTCGCAGAAGACACCTTGGGCATCGAACGCGTCGGCCGTCTGGCTCTGGACGCTGGAGCGAGCCGAGCCACGTTCCGGTGTGTGATCGCCTACTGCGACGGTGAGCCGTTTTCGGCCACACCCGACTCGGTCGATCGAGGGCGGCGCGGCGACGATCTGGCCGTCGAGGAACGCGCCACCGCGGCGACTGACGACACCGTTGACGCGACGGGCGTGCCGGTCAAACTGTTCGAGGGGGCAATCCCCGGCCGGATCGTCGAGCCACGAGGCACCGGCGGCTTCGGCTACGATCCCATCTTCGAACACGACGGCACGACGTTCGCGGAGATGTCGATTGACGAGAAAAACGCTATCTCACACCGGGGGCGTGCGCTCGCCAAGTTCGCGGAGTGGTTTGCCGAGCGGTAG
- a CDS encoding amidohydrolase family protein, producing the protein MYHHEGEDVFILDSHIHLWDASEENIDHEGGEQFIQCFYDYHTAFTPEEHQWDLETYRQYGPEKMVRDLFRDGYVDMGIFQPTYLTDFYAEGFNTTDQNAELATEYPERFVLNGQFDPRDGDAGLQELERLKDDYGIQGVKLYTAEWRGDSKGWRLDSPEAFEYLEKCAELGITNIHPHKGPTIRPLNRDAFDVADVDDAATSFPELNFIVEHVGLPRLDDFCFIAAQEPNVYGGLAVAAPFAQNRPRKFGEIMGELLFWLGEDKLLFGSDYALWEPDWLVPTVMNAELTPEQREEYGVSLTTDVKKKIMGENAAELYDIDIKEKKRTLQNDAISQQFALEDGETAAD; encoded by the coding sequence ATGTACCACCACGAGGGAGAGGACGTGTTCATCCTCGATTCGCACATCCACCTCTGGGACGCGAGCGAGGAGAACATCGACCACGAGGGGGGAGAGCAGTTCATACAGTGTTTTTATGACTATCACACGGCGTTCACACCGGAAGAACACCAATGGGATCTCGAAACGTACCGGCAGTACGGGCCGGAGAAGATGGTCAGAGATCTCTTCCGGGATGGGTACGTCGACATGGGAATCTTTCAGCCGACGTATCTCACGGATTTCTACGCGGAAGGGTTCAACACGACCGATCAGAACGCCGAGCTTGCGACTGAGTATCCCGAGCGGTTCGTTCTCAACGGACAGTTTGATCCCCGCGACGGAGATGCGGGACTCCAGGAGCTCGAACGACTGAAAGATGACTACGGGATTCAAGGGGTGAAACTGTACACGGCGGAGTGGCGCGGCGACTCGAAGGGATGGCGGTTGGATTCGCCTGAAGCATTCGAATACCTCGAAAAATGCGCCGAGCTCGGTATCACGAACATCCATCCACACAAGGGACCAACGATCAGACCGCTCAACCGGGACGCGTTCGACGTGGCCGACGTGGACGATGCCGCCACGTCGTTTCCCGAGTTGAACTTCATCGTCGAGCACGTCGGATTACCGCGACTGGACGATTTCTGTTTCATCGCTGCCCAAGAGCCGAACGTGTACGGCGGGCTCGCGGTCGCCGCACCGTTCGCACAGAATCGCCCGCGGAAATTCGGTGAGATCATGGGCGAGTTGCTGTTCTGGCTCGGGGAGGATAAGCTCCTGTTCGGTTCGGACTACGCGCTATGGGAACCAGACTGGCTAGTACCGACGGTGATGAACGCCGAACTCACGCCCGAGCAACGCGAGGAGTATGGGGTCTCGCTCACGACCGACGTCAAAAAGAAGATCATGGGGGAAAACGCCGCGGAGCTGTATGACATCGACATCAAGGAGAAAAAGCGAACGCTGCAAAACGACGCCATCAGTCAGCAGTTCGCTCTCGAGGACGGCGAAACCGCCGCGGATTGA
- a CDS encoding tRNA pseudouridine(54/55) synthase Pus10 encodes MDLLALTRAALDTGPLCDPCLGRLVADRGFGLTNTQRGRSLRITVALADDHPYEPHADEESCWVCEGESARVDSFAERAIRMLEGWEIDTYQVGTRVPPLLEENDRLLREDVGLEAAAGEPLKRELNREVGKRIGAAIDGEVDLERPDALVLIDLATDEIELQVNSAFVYGRYRKLKRDVPQTKWPCSDCGQTGMRRGKRCAACEGTGYRYGTSVEQQTAPLLQEAMDGSDAVFHGAGREDVDARMLGDGRPFVIEIDEPRKRSVDLDRLETEINEQADAVEVSGLRAATHEMVERVKQLDASKTYRMEVEFDAPIDTAAFQDALGALEGATVEQRTPNRVDHRRADIDRTRTVYDIEGEVTDEYHGTVELHGEGGLYVKELISGDEGRTEPSLAGLLSVDAVVTVLDVTGVEGETEPFEQSDYFVGS; translated from the coding sequence ATGGACCTTCTTGCGCTTACTCGGGCGGCACTGGATACTGGCCCGCTTTGTGATCCTTGTCTTGGCCGACTCGTCGCTGATCGGGGGTTCGGTCTCACGAACACCCAGCGCGGTCGTTCGCTTCGGATCACCGTTGCTCTTGCTGACGATCATCCGTACGAGCCACACGCAGACGAAGAGTCGTGTTGGGTTTGTGAAGGCGAGTCCGCCCGTGTTGACTCGTTTGCGGAGCGGGCGATCAGGATGCTCGAGGGATGGGAGATCGATACCTACCAAGTCGGAACGCGCGTTCCGCCGTTGCTCGAAGAGAACGATCGGTTGTTGCGTGAGGACGTAGGACTCGAAGCGGCGGCAGGCGAACCGTTGAAACGCGAACTCAACCGCGAAGTCGGAAAACGGATCGGGGCAGCGATCGACGGCGAGGTCGATCTGGAGCGTCCCGACGCGCTCGTCCTCATCGATCTGGCGACCGATGAGATCGAACTGCAGGTGAACTCGGCGTTCGTTTACGGGCGGTATCGCAAGCTCAAACGCGACGTGCCTCAAACGAAGTGGCCGTGTTCGGACTGTGGTCAGACGGGCATGCGCCGGGGAAAACGGTGTGCGGCGTGTGAGGGGACCGGCTATCGGTACGGAACGAGCGTCGAACAGCAGACGGCACCGCTTCTTCAAGAGGCGATGGACGGCAGCGATGCGGTCTTTCACGGCGCTGGGCGCGAGGATGTCGATGCCCGGATGCTCGGGGACGGTCGTCCGTTCGTCATCGAAATCGACGAACCGCGCAAGCGATCTGTGGATCTCGATCGACTCGAAACGGAAATCAACGAGCAAGCCGACGCCGTCGAGGTGTCCGGACTCCGGGCCGCCACACACGAAATGGTCGAACGCGTCAAGCAATTAGACGCCTCGAAGACGTACCGAATGGAGGTAGAATTCGACGCGCCGATCGACACGGCAGCGTTCCAGGATGCGCTCGGCGCGCTTGAGGGTGCGACAGTCGAGCAGCGCACACCCAACCGCGTCGACCACCGACGGGCCGACATCGATCGAACGCGAACAGTGTACGATATCGAGGGCGAAGTCACAGACGAGTACCACGGAACGGTCGAACTCCACGGGGAAGGTGGCCTGTACGTCAAAGAACTCATCAGTGGTGATGAGGGACGGACCGAGCCGAGCCTCGCTGGACTGCTGAGCGTGGACGCTGTCGTGACGGTGCTCGACGTGACCGGCGTCGAAGGAGAAACCGAACCGTTCGAACAGTCCGACTATTTCGTTGGTTCGTGA
- a CDS encoding bifunctional N(6)-L-threonylcarbamoyladenine synthase/serine/threonine protein kinase: protein MRVLGIEGTAWAASAAVYDSTTETVSIFTDEYQPESGGIHPREAAEHMREAIPEVVGRARDSTDEIDVVAFSRGPGLGPCLRIVGTAGRALAGTLDVPLVGVNHMLAHLEIGRHRSGFDAPVCLNASGANAHILGYHNGRYRVLGETMDTGVGNAIDKFTRHVGWSHPGGPKVEAAAADGDYVDLPYVVKGMDFSFSGIMSAAKETYDDGVAIEDVCFSLQETIFAMLTEVSERALSLTGADELVLGGGVGQNDRLREMLETMCAARGASFYAPEPRFLRDNAGMIAVLGAKMAAVGDDISIEDSRVRPNFRPDEVPVTWRTGSDRRSTETTSSVTDDPQRGAEATVEIDDGNVVKTRVPKAYRHPDLDERLRRERTRAEARVTSDARRIGVSTPVLKDVDEREPRIVFEHVGTVDLRDDPTEARVRDVGRLLATLHAADIVHGDPTTRNVRVGDRTWLIDFGLAYHSEATEDHAMDLHVFSQSIAGTALTPDPLIEAFEDAYRDAGDPTVIDQLRTIEGRGRYQS from the coding sequence ATGCGCGTTCTCGGTATCGAGGGAACTGCGTGGGCCGCGAGTGCCGCAGTGTACGATTCAACGACTGAAACGGTGTCAATTTTCACCGACGAGTACCAACCGGAGAGCGGCGGTATTCATCCCCGCGAAGCCGCAGAGCACATGCGCGAAGCGATCCCCGAGGTGGTTGGTCGTGCCCGCGATTCGACCGACGAGATCGATGTCGTCGCCTTTTCTCGAGGGCCGGGACTCGGACCGTGTCTCCGTATCGTCGGGACCGCTGGGCGGGCACTGGCGGGAACGCTCGACGTCCCACTTGTCGGCGTCAACCACATGCTCGCTCACCTCGAAATCGGTCGCCACCGGTCGGGATTCGACGCTCCGGTGTGTTTGAACGCGAGCGGTGCCAACGCTCACATTCTCGGCTATCACAACGGTCGGTATCGCGTGCTCGGGGAAACGATGGACACCGGTGTCGGCAACGCGATCGATAAGTTCACTCGCCACGTCGGCTGGTCACACCCCGGTGGTCCAAAGGTCGAAGCCGCGGCGGCCGACGGCGACTACGTCGATCTGCCCTACGTGGTCAAGGGAATGGATTTCTCCTTCTCGGGGATCATGAGCGCGGCCAAGGAAACCTACGACGACGGTGTGGCGATCGAGGACGTCTGCTTTTCGCTCCAAGAAACGATCTTCGCGATGCTCACGGAGGTCTCAGAGCGGGCGCTGTCGTTGACAGGGGCGGACGAACTCGTTCTCGGTGGAGGCGTCGGACAGAACGACCGTCTTCGGGAAATGCTCGAAACGATGTGTGCTGCGCGAGGAGCGTCATTTTACGCCCCGGAACCACGCTTTCTCCGAGACAACGCCGGCATGATCGCGGTGCTCGGGGCGAAAATGGCTGCTGTCGGCGATGATATCTCTATCGAGGATTCCCGTGTGCGTCCGAACTTTCGTCCTGATGAGGTGCCCGTCACGTGGCGGACTGGCTCCGATCGTCGTTCGACAGAAACAACGAGCTCAGTCACTGACGATCCCCAGCGCGGGGCAGAGGCAACTGTCGAGATCGACGACGGGAACGTGGTCAAAACGCGGGTTCCGAAGGCCTACAGACATCCCGACCTCGACGAGCGGCTTCGTCGGGAACGCACCCGTGCGGAGGCCCGGGTGACGAGCGATGCGCGACGGATCGGTGTGTCGACGCCAGTGCTCAAGGATGTGGACGAACGAGAGCCTCGGATCGTCTTTGAACACGTTGGAACCGTAGACCTCCGTGACGATCCGACTGAAGCCCGTGTGCGGGATGTGGGACGCCTTCTCGCCACGCTTCACGCGGCGGACATCGTCCACGGCGATCCCACGACCAGAAACGTTCGTGTCGGCGATCGAACGTGGCTCATCGATTTCGGACTCGCATACCACTCCGAGGCGACTGAGGATCACGCAATGGATCTCCACGTGTTCTCTCAAAGCATCGCTGGAACGGCGCTCACCCCAGATCCCCTGATCGAAGCGTTCGAAGATGCCTACCGCGATGCTGGCGATCCAACAGTCATCGATCAACTACGAACGATCGAAGGACGTGGTCGGTACCAATCGTAA